The genomic segment GTATCTATGAATTTCCCTGGAGCCGGGGCAATTTTTCCGACTCCCTGGATTCGGGCTACCGATCCTGGGTGATGCGGGACGGTGATGAACTGCTGGGCTATGGCGTGGTGATGATGGTCCTGGATGAGGCCCACCTGCTCAATATCAGCGTGCTGCCGGAGCGACAGGGCCGGGGGCTGGGTAGCCGGTTGCTGGAATTCTTCTTCGCCGATGCCCGGGCCCGGCGGGCAGTGCGCATGTTGCTGGAAGTGCGGCCCGGCAATGCCTCGGGCCTGCGCCTGTATGGCCGCTACGGCTTTGCCGAGATCGGCCGGCGGCGTGACTACTACCCGGCCAGGAATGGTCGGGAGGACGCCATCGTCATGGAGCGGATGCTATGAGCCGGCGCGATGCCTTGCTTTGCGAAATGGGCCTGGGGCCCCTGTGGAAGCTGCGTACCCCGCCGGCCGCGGGGACCGCGCTTGCGCCGGAGCCGCTTCCTGCGGCCCTTGCCGAGGTAGGCGGAGCGGAATTGCTGACGCCTCCATTGGGTGCCCCCGGCGGCGACAGCCCCATTGCCGCCATGGACTGGCCCCAACTGGAAGCCGCCATCCGCGACTGTCGACTCTGCGCCCTGTGCCGGGAGCGCAAGCAGGCGGTGCCTGGGGTTGGCGACCGCCAGGCCGACTGGCTGTTTGTCGGCGAGGGGCCGGGGGCGGAGGAGGACCAGCGGGGCGAGCCTTTTGTCGGCCAGGCCGGCAAGCTGCTGGACGCCATGCTGGCGGCCATCGATCTGAAGCGGGGCGAGAACGTCTATATCGCCAATGCGGTGAAGTGCCGTCCCCCCCAGAATCGCACCCCGGAGCCGGATGAGACAGCGGCCTGCTGGCCCTATCTGGAGCGGCAGATCGCCCTGCTGCAACCCAGGCTGATCGTCGCCCTGGGCCGGCCCGCTGCCCAGACCCTGTTGCAGACCGAGGTCAAGATCGGCGCTGCCCGGGGCCGGTTGTTCGACTACCGGGGCATTCCGGTCATCGTCACCTATCACCCCGCCTACCTGCTGCGCAACCTGACCGACAAGGCCAAAGCCTGGGAAGACCTGCTCTTTGCCCGTCGCACCATGGCCGGTCTGATCTCCTGACGCTTAGCCGGGGCTTCCGGCGAGGCCCTCGTGGGGGGATACTGCGGGTTCGCCGTGATACCGCCACGGTAGGAGTGGGTTGATATGCTGACGTCGTATCAGATGCATTGGGGTGTGGAGCAATGGAGCGCTTTCCTCAAGATCGAGGATATTCCCATCATGCCCGCTTCCCGGCAATTCATCCTCGCCATCGCCGAAGAGAAGGGGGAGGACGTTTCCCCCAGGGAGCTGGCGGTCATCGTCACCAGCGACCCCTTCCTGGCCCTGCGCGTGTTGCGGGCCGCCGAGGCCCGCCGCTCCAGGGTTTTGGGGCGGGACGCGACGACCCCTATTGCCTCCATCATGCAGACCGGCCTGGACCGGCTGATGGAAATCGTCGACAGCAGCCCCCTGTGCGACGACAGCCTGCCGGGCCTGACGGAATGCGAGTCCCGTTGCGCCATGGCTTCCTTCATTGCCCGATCCTGGGCCTCCTGCCGCTCGGACATTTCCCCCGACGAAGTGGCCCTGGCAGCCCTGCTGGCCGAGATTGGGGAGATGATGCTGTGGCATTTCGCCCCGGAAATTCCCCAGAAGGCGCTGGAGGAACTGCGTTCCGGCAGGGCCTTTCGCACCCTCCAGGCCCAGCAGCAGGCAGCGGGATTTTCCTTCAAGCTGTTGTCCCTGGCCCTGGCGGATGCCTGGGAATTGCCTCATTTGCTGACGATGCTGATCCGGGGCGCGGATAATGCAAGGGCCAACATTGCTCGTCTGGCCAACGATACTGCCCGCCATATTCAGACCAACCCGGAAAACCCGGCCATTCCCTCGGACATCATTGGAATCCGGGAACTGGTTCCTTCCGCCAGCTACAGAACCCTGATCACTCCCCTACCCATTTCGGATGAATTTCGGGAAGTGGTGCTCGACGCCATTACCAGGACAACGCAATGAAAGATTCGACCATTCTTCCCACCCAGGTGGAGCGCCTGATGCGCGAGGGCGACTACATCATCTCCACCACCGATCTGACGGGGCGCATTACTTCCGTCAATGATGTGCTGGTGGAATATTCCGGCTACAGCGAGGCTGAGCTGATCGGCAGCCAGCACAACATCCTGCGTCATCCCGACATGCCCCGGGCCATCTTCTGGCTGCTCTGGGAGGCCATCAGCCATGGAGAGGATTTCTCCGCCTATCTGAAAAACATGAGCAAGGACGGGGGGTTCTACTGGGTCTTCGCCCATATCTCTCCGGTGGCTGACGAAGAGGGCAGGCCCCTGGGCTACAAGTCGATCCGCCGTCGGCCCCGGCGGGCCGCTGTGGATGCTGTCGAGGCGCTGTATTGCCGGATGCTGGCGGCGGAGCGGGCCGTCGGTTCCAAGGATGCCGTCAATGAGGGGCTCACGATGCTCGGCGACATGCTGGCGGCGCGTCGGCGCAGTTATGAGGAATTCGTCGCGGCCCTGTGACGGCGGCATTGCCGCGGTGCTGCTGCTTCCCTGACCCTTTCCGACACCGAATAGGCCAGTTCCGATCGGTGGGCGGGGCGGCTGGGCGGCGGCCCTTCGCTAAAATCGAGAGGGGAGTTTTCCGGGCCGGGCCTTGGTGTCCTTCCGGGGCCGCATTTCGAATCGAATCAGTCAATTAGGAGGCATCCAGGATGAACAAGCAAATGACCGCCGCCGAGGTGGTCGCCCGCCTGCGTGACGGCATGACCATCGGCATCGGCGGCTGGGGTCCGCGCCGCAAGCCCATGGCCATTGTGCGCGAGATGCTGCGCTCCGATCTGAAGGATCTGACCATCGTCGCCTACGGCGGCCCCGAAGTGGGCATGCTCTGCGCTGCCGGCAAGGTGAAGAAGCTGATCTTCGGCTTCGCCACCATGGACGCGATTCCCCTGGAGCCCTATTACCGCAAGGCTCGGGAAGCCGGCCTCCTGGAATTGATGGAAGTGGACGAGGGCATGTTCGAGTGGGGCCTACGGGCCGCCGGCATGCGCCTGCCCTTCCTGCCCACCCGTTGCGGTCTGGCCTCCGACGTGGTGAAGCACAACCCGGAACTGAAGACCATCCAGTCCCCCTATGCCGACGGCGAAGTGCTGCTGGCGATGCCGGCCCTGAAGCTGGATGCGGCCCTGGTGCATGTGAATGTGGCCGACAAGCTGGGCAACACCCTGATCACCAGCCCCGATCCCTTCTTCGACAACCTCTTCGCCCGGGCCGCCGATGCCTGCTACGTCAGTGCCGAGACGGTGGAGGACAAGCTGGCCCTCACCGGCGACCAGGCCCGCTTCAACACCTTTGAGCGCTATCTGGTGACCGGCGTGGTCCACGCCCCCTGCGGCGCCCATCCCACTTCCTGTGGCCCCGACTACGGCTGGGATCTGGGGCACATGAAGAAGTACAACGCCAGTGCCTCGGAAGAGAGCGGCTGGGAGGGCTACGCGAAGGAATTCGTCAGCTGTACCGAAGCGGAATACCTGGCCAAGAACGGCGGAGCCGAAGCCATCGGCAAGCTGCCCATGCCCATTTTCTGACGGCCGGAAGCGGAGAAAACCATGAGTCAAACCACTGAATTCACCCTGGCCGAACTGATGATCGTCGCCGCCTCCGAGGCCTGGCGCGACAACGGCGAAGTCCTGGCCTCCGGCATCGGCGTCATTCCCCGTCTGGGCGCCAGCCTGGCCAAGCTGACCCACAGCCCCGAACTGTTGATGACCGACAGCGAAACCTATCTGGTGGCCGAGCCCATTCCCCTCGGCCCTCGGGGCGACTATGTGCCCAAGTACGAGGGCTACATGAGCTTCGACCGGGTCTTCGAGTGCGTCTGGGGCGGCAAGCGCCACGCCATGATCGGCCCGACCCAGATCGACCGCTGGGGCCAGACCAACCTGTCCTGCGTGGGCGGCGACTACCAGAAGCCCAAGTCCGCCATTCTCGGGGTGCGGGGCCTGCCCGGCAACAGCATCAACCATCCCAACTCCTTCTTCGTGCCCGCCCACAACAGCCGCACCTTCGTGGCCGGCGAGGTGGACATGGTCTCCGGCGTCGGCTTCAAGGACGAGCGCTGGGAGAAGGGCGTGCGCCGGGATCTGATGGACATCCGCCGCATCGTCACCAACCTCTGTGTGCTGGATTTCGAAGGCCCCAACCGGGCCTGCCGTGTGCGCTCCCTGCACCCGGGGGTGAGCTTCGAGGAAGTCCAGGAGAACACCGGCTTTCCCCTGCTGAAGGCGGACAAGCTGGGCGAGACGCCCCATCCCACCCCTGAGCAGCTGGAGATCATCCGCCGCCTCGATCCCCACAACATCCGGGGCGCTCAGCTGAAGGGCAATCCGCCGGGTATCCGGGCCGCTGCCTGATCCACCACCGCGCCGGCCTGCCGGCGCGGTTTTGCCTTTGCCCCTCGCTGCCACATCATTTCAGGGAAGAGCCATGACCCAACAATTCCATAGCACCATCGACGCCGACGGCATCGCCGAAGTCGTCCTCGACCGGCCCCCGGTCAATGCCCTCAATGCCGCCGGCTGGAACGGCCTGGCTGCCGAGATCGAGGCCCTGGGCCAGAAGCCCGAAGTGCGCGTGATCATCATCCGTGGCGAGGGCCGTGGCTTCTGCGCCGGCGTGGACATCAAGGAACTCAACGCCGACCAGAGCCTGATCGTCTCGGTCAATGCCGGCAACTACGCCACCTTCAAGGCCGTGCATCTCAACAAGGTGCCGGTGATCGCGGCCGTGCACGGCTTCGTCCTGGGGGGCGGCATCGGCATCTGCGGCGCCGCCGACATCGTGGTGGCTTCCGAGTGCGCCAGCTTCGGCCTGCCCGAGGTGGACCGGGGCGCCATGGGCGGTGCCGCCCACTTGCAGCGTCTGTTCGGCGTGCAGAAGGTGCGCTACCTGTTCTTCACCGGCGAGATGATTTCCGCTACCGAGGCTTATCGTCTCAACGCCATCGAGCGGGTGGTGCCGAAGGATCAGTTGCGCGACACCGCTTTCGAGATCGCCCGCAAGATCGCCGCCAAGAGCCCGGCCATGATCCGCATCGCCAAGGAAGCCCTGAACGGCATCGAGGACGGCAACCTGGAAGACAAGTACCGCTGGGAGCAGGGTTTCACCCTCCAGGCCTACATGAGCAAGGATTCCGCCGAGACCCGCAAGGCCTTCGTCGAGAAGCGCGACGCGAAGTTCTGATCCCCGAACAAGGACAACGTCTATGGATCTGAAATACACCCCCCAACAGGAAGCCTTCCGCCAGGAAGTGCGGTCCTGGATGAAGGAAAACGTGCCCAAGGAGCCCCTTCAGGACTTCGACACCGAAGAGGGCTTTGCCCAGCATCGGGCCTGGGAAGCCAAGCTCAACGAAGGCGGCTGGGGCATGGTCACCTGGCCCAAGGAGCTGGGCGGCCGTAGTTGCAATCTGATCGAGTGGCTGATCTTCGAGGAAGAATACTGGGGCGCCGGCGCGCCGCTGCGGGTCAACCAGAACGGCATCTTCCTGCTCGGCCCGACCCTGATGGAATACGGCACCGAGGAGCAGAAGAAGCGCTTCCTGCCGCGCATGGCTTCCTGCGCCGACATGTGGGCCCAGGCCTGGTCTGAGCCGGGCGCCGGTTCCGACATGGCGGCGATCCGCACCAAGGCCGTGCGTCAGGGCGACCACTACGTGATCAACGGTCAGAAGACCTGGTCCACCCGCGCCCGCTGGGCCGACTGGGCCTTTGGCATCTTCCGCACCGACCCCGATTCCGAGCGCCACCACGGCCTGTCCTACATCCTGGTGCCCTTGAACCTGCCGGGCATCACCATCCGCCCGATCCGCCAGCTGAACGGTCTGGCCGGCTTCGCCGAAATCTTCTTCGACGACGTCAAGGTGCCGGTGGAAAACCTCTTGGGCAAGGAAGGGGGCGGCTGGAACGTGGCCATGGCCACCGCCGGCTTCGAGCGCGGCCTGATGCTGCGCTCCCCAGCCCGCTACCAGGAGACCGCGCGCCGCCTGGTGCAGCTGTATCTGGCCAACCGGGAAGAGGCCGACCGGGACCCCTCGATCCGCGAGGCCGTAATCAAGGCCTGGATGGATGCTGAGGCCTACACCCTGTCCACCTACCGTACCGCCAGCAAGCTGGTGAACGGCGCCAAGATCGGCCCCGAGTCCTCCACCAACAAGATTTTCTGGTCGGAGCTGGACATCCAGATGCACGATACCGCCATGCGCATCCTCGGCTCCCGCGCCGAGCTGCTGCCCGAAGCGCCGGACGCCGGCGACGTGGGCACCTGGCTCGACGGTTTCCTGTTCTCCCAGGCCGGCACCATCTACGCCGGCAGCAACGAGATCCAGCGCAACATCATCGCCGAGCGCATGCTCGGGATGCCGCGCTGATCGGAGGTTCCCATGGATTTCACTTTCAGCGAAGATCAAATCGCCTTCCGCGAGGCCATGCACAGCTTCTTTGCCAAGGAGCTGCCCCTGGAAACCATCCGCAAGAACTGGGAGACCGAAGCCGGCCACGCCCCCGAGTTGCAGGCCAGGATCGCCGAGCAGGGCCTGTTCGGCCTTTCGGTGCCCGAGGACTTCGGCGGCCTGGGCCTCTCTGACGTGGACTGGGTGCAGATGACCCAGGAACTCGGTTATTCAGCCCTGCCCGACTACGTGGTGGATACCGCCTACGTGGCTGTCGGCCTGTTGAACGCACTGCCCGCCGGCCATGCCCTGGCCGCCCAGTTGGCAACTGAGTGGCTGCCCCGCATCGCCGAAGGCTCAGCCCGCGTTGCCGTCGGCCATCCCAGCCAGAAGCTGGTGGCCGATGCCGATACGGCTGATCTGCTGCTGCTTGCCCACCAGGGCGAACTGCACGCGGTGGCCGGCAGCGCGGTGAAGACCGTGCTCAATCCCAGTATCGACTTGTCGCGCCGCCTGTGCCGCGTGGAATGGACGCCCAGCACCGAGACCCGCGTGCTGGACGCCGCCGCGGCCGCGCCCCTGTGGGAAGACGCCCTGAACCGCGGCGCCCTGGCGGCCGCCGGTCAGATCATGGGCCAGATCCTGCGCATGCTGGACATTTCTGTGGCCTACACCAGCGAACGCAAGCAGTTCGGCAAGCCCATCGGCAGCTTCCAGGCGGTCAAGCACCACCTGGCCACCGTGGCGGTCAAGGCCGAATTCGCCAAGCCGGTGCTGGAACGGGCTGCCCAGGCCATGGCCAGCGGCGATCCCGCCCGCGGCGTCCATGTCTCCCACGCCAAGCTGGCCTGCGGTGACGCCGGTTGGCTGGCCGCCCGCAGTGGCATCCAGGTTCATGGCGGCATGGGCTACACCTGGGAAGTGGATCTGCAGATATTCATGAAGCGCGCCTGGGTGCTGGATGCGGCCTGGGGCGACCGGGCCTTCCACAAGAACCGTGTGGCCGCCCATGTGCTCTCCGCCAACGCCCCCCTGGGCGCCGGCAAAACTTTTATCTGACAAGGAAACAAAATGGCTGAAGCCTATATCGTTGACGCCCTGCGCTCTCCCACGGGCAAACGCAAGGGTTCCCTGGCTACCGTCCATGGGGCCGATCTTGGCGCCCATGTGATCAAGGCCATCGTCGAGCGCAATGCCATTCCCGCCGAGGATTACGATGACGTGATCTTCGGCTGCGTGGACACCATCGGCGCCCTGGCCGGCGACATCGCCCGCACTTCCTGGCTGGCCGCCGGCATGCCCATGTGCGTGCCCGGCACCACCATCGACCGCCAGTGCGGCTCTTCCCAACAGGCCGTGCATTTCGCCGCCCAGGCGGTGATGAGCGGCACCCAGGACGTGATCCTGGCCGGTGGCGTGCAGACCATGAGCGCCATTCCCATCTCCTCCGCCATGTTGGCGGGCCAGCCCCTGGGCTTCACCACTCCCTTTGCCGAGAGCAAGGGCTGGCAGGCCCGTTTCGGCGACGCGCCGGTGAACCAGTTCTACGCGGCCCAGCGCATCGCCGACAAGTGGGGCATTTCCCGCGAGGACATGGAAGTCTTCGCCAAGGAAAGCCACGACCGGGCCCTGAAGGCCATCGCCGAAGGCCGTTTCGACCGCGAAGTGGTGCCCTACGGCGACTTCAAGATGGACGAGACCGCCCGCGCCTCGACCCTGGAAAAAATGGCCACCCTGGCCCCGGTGGATCCCGCCTATCCCGCCATCACCGCCGCCGTTTCCAGCTCCACCTGCGATGCTTCCTCCGCCGTGCTTGTGGTGTCCGAAGCGGCCCTGAAGCGCTACAACCTGACGCCCCGTGCCCGCATCCAGCACATCAGCGTGCGCGCCGACGATCCCATCTGGCACCTGACCGCGCCGATCCCCGCCACCGCCTATGCCCTGAAGAAGGCCGGCATGAAGCTGGAGGACATCGACCGGGTGGAAATCAACGAAGCCTTCGCCTCGGTGGTCATGGCCTGGCTGAAGGAAACCGGCTACGACTACGCCAAGACCAACGTCAATGGCGGCGCCATCGCCCTGGGCCACCCCCTGGGGGCCTCCGGCGCCAAGCTGATGACCACCCTGCTGCACGAACTGGAGCGCAGCGGCGGCCGTTATGGTTTGCAGACCATGTGCGAAGGTGGTGGCCAGGCCAACGTGACGATTATCGAGCGGCTGGGATAACGATCATGAGGACAAGCCACCTTGGGTAATGAAACCCGTCACCCCGGCGCAGGCCGGGGTCCAGGTCGGCGGCCCGCTAGATTCCGGCCTACGCCGGAATGACGGGTGTGGTGAGTCGTTATGTTTCACGAAATCATTCCGCATTTCGCGCTAAACAAAAAATTTTTGGAGAGGAATAAAAATGGGACTTTGTGACAACCGTACCGTCATCATCACCGGCGCCGGCGGCGGCCTCGGCCGCGCCTACGCCCTGGCCCTGGCCAAGGCCGGCGCCAATGTGGTGGTCAACGACATCCGCCTCGACGCGGCCCAGGATGTGGTGAATGACATCACCCAGGCCGGCGGCAAGGCCATCGCCAACAGCGACGACATCACCACCATCGCCACCGCTCAGAAGATCGTGGACGCCGCCATCGCCGCCTACGGCAAGGTGGACGCCGTGGTGAACAACGCCGGCATTCTGCGCGACCGCATGTTCGTCTCCCTCACCGAGGACGATTGGGATGCCGTGATGCGCGTGCATCTGAAGGGCCATTTCTGCCTGTCCAACATCCTGGGCAAGTACTGGCGCGACCAGACCAAGGCCGGTGTCGCGGTCGATGCTCGCATCATCAACACCAGCTCCGGCGCCGGCCTGCAAGGCTCCGTGGGCCAGTCCAACTACTCCGCCGCCAAGGGCGGCGTGGCCACCCTGACCCTGGTGCAGTCCGCCGAGCTGAAGCGCTACGGCGTCACCGCCAACGCCCTGGCCCCCGCCGCCCGCACCGCCATGACCGAGCAGGGCATGCCCGACATGGTGAAGAAGCCCACCGACGGCAGCTTCGACTTCTACGATCCGATGAACGTGGCGGCCCTGATCGTCTATCTGGTGAGCGCCTCCTCCAAGCACGTGAATGGCCAGGTGTTCGAGATCGAGGGCGATCGGGTTTCCGTCTGCGACGGCTGGAAGACCGGCCCCGAGAAGAAGAAGGGCGGCGCCGGCTACACCGCCGAGGAGATTGGCGGCGTGATCGACGAGCTGATCAAGCAGAGCGCGCCCCCCAAGAAGGTCTGGGGCTCTTGAGTCGTTTTCCATTAATTTGGCCCGAATATGTCTTTAGTCGTCTCCCCGGCGAAAGCCGGGGTCCAGGGGTTTGACCCACCGCACACTGGATTCCGGCTTGCGCCGGAATGACGGGGTCCATAGACTTTATTGGGCCATCCCGTTCGTAAAACCTGATATCCGAGGAAGACCATGAAATCTGCTCCCGCCTACGTTCCGGGCCACGGCCTCTTGAAGGGCAAGTCCGCCCTGGTCACCGCCGCTGCCGGCGCCGGCATCGGTTTTTCCGCCGCAAAGCGCTGCGCCGAGGAGGGCGTGCGCGCCTTGATGATTTCCGACATCCACGAGCGCCGTCTGGGCGAGGCCGTGGAAAAGCTGAAGGCCGAAACCGGGCTTCAGGAAGTCTATGGCGTGCTGTGCGACGTGACCAAGGAAGATCAGGTGCAGGCCCTGGTGGCGGCCGCCGAGGAGAAGCTGGGCGGCGTGGACATCCTGATCAACAATGCCGGCCTGGGCGGCCAGAAGCGCATTGTCGACATGACCGACGACGAGTGGTTCAAGGTGATCGACGTGTCCCTGAACAGCGTGTTCCGCATGACCCGCGCCATCCTCAAGGTGATGCAGCCCCGCGGCCATGGCGTGATCGTGAACAACGCCTCGGTGCTGGGCTGGCGTGCCCAGAAGGAACAGGCCCACTACGCCGCCGCCAAGGCCGGGGTGATGGCCCTGACCCGCTGCGCCGCCCTGGAAGCGGCCGAGTTTGGCGTACGTATCAATGCCGTGTCGCCTTCCATTGCTTTGCATGAATTCCTCAAGAAGGCTTCCTCCGAGGAATTGCTGGACAAGCTCTCCAGCACCGAAGCCTTCGGCCGCGCCGCCGAGCCCTGGGAGGTGGCCAATGCCATGGTGTTCCTGGCCAGCGACTATTCCTCCTACATGACGGGTGAGGTGATGTCCGTCAGTTCCCAACGTGCGTAAGGTTCGCCCCCCTTCGCCCCCCTCCGGGGGGTTCGATGCGGCTCGCTTTGCTCGAAAGTCACGGGGAGCTCCGTGGCAGCAGTTTGCCGCTTGCGCCTGGGGCGGCGCGTGCCGCTTTCCCTTGGGATCGGCCCGGCGGGAAAGCTGTTTTTTTACAGACCATTAAAGAGGAGGTCTCATGGCTGTCGTCTTCAATTCCAATCAGTCCGTCCTCGACCTGCAGGGCAAGGAGCTGGGCACCAGCGACTGGCTTACCATCGAGCAGGAGCGCATCAACCAGTTCGCCGATGCCACCGGTGATCATCAGTGGATTCACGTGGACCCGGTGAAGGCCAAGGACGGCCCCTTCGGTGCCTGCATCGCCCATGGCTATCTGACCCTGGCGCTGGTCAATTACTTCATGCCCCAGGTGATCACCCTGGAAAATATGAAAATGGGGGTCAACTATGGCTGCGAGAAGATCCGTTTCCCCAATACCGTGAAGGTGGGTTCCCGGCTCCGCGGCCGCTGTGAACTGGTCAAGGCCGAGCCGGCCGGCGAGGGCGTCCAGGCCACGATCCGCGTCACCGTGGAGATCGAGGGCCAGGAGCGTCCCGCCTGCGTCGCCGACACCATCAGCCGTTATTTCTTCAACTGATTCCGCTTGCGGAAAGGAAAGATCATGAAAGAAGCCGTCATCGTCAGCACCGCCCGTACCGGCATCGGCAAAGCCTATCGCGGCGCCTTCAACGACACCGAAGCCCCCGTGATGGGCGGCCATGTGGTCAAGGCCGCCGTCGAGCGGGCCAAGCTCAACCCCGCCGAGGTGGATGATGTGATCATCGGCGTGTCGGCCCAGCAGGGCACCCAGGGCTACACCCTGGGCCGCCTGTCGGTGTACACCGCCGGCCTGCCCGACACCGTGCCCGGCATGGCCCTGGACCGCATGTGCGCCTCCGGCCTGGTGGCGATCGCCGATGCGGCCAAGAGCATCATGGCCAACGAGCGCGACATCATCGTCGCCGGCGGCCTGGAGTCCATCTCCCTGGTGCAGAACAAGTTCAAGAACGCCCATCGCACACCCTCCCAGGCGGTGCTGGCGGCCTATCCCGCCGCCTATGCGCCGATGATCGAGACGGCCGAGATCGTTTCCCAGCGCTACAACATCTCCCGCGCCGCCCAGGACGAATACGCTCTGCAAAGCCAGCAGCGCACCGCGGAAGCCCAGGCCAAGGGTATCTTCAACGACGAGATCGTGCCGATCACCGTCGAGAAGCAGCTCTTCGACAAGGAAGGCAACCCCACCACCAAGGAAACCGTCACCCTCACCAAGGACGAGGGCAACCGGGCCGACACCACGCTGGAAAGCCTCTCCGGCCTCAAGCCCGTTTATAAGAACGGCCAGTGGGTCAAGGAAGGCCAGTTCATCACCGCCGGCAACGCTTCCCAGCTGTCCGACGGCGCCTCTGCCTCGGTGTTGATGAGCCGCGAGATGGCCAAGGAGCGGGGCCTGGAGCCCCTGGGCGTGTATCGCGGTCTGGCCCTGGCCGGCTGCAAGGCCGAGGAAATGGGCATCGGCCCGGTGTTCGCGATTCCCAAACTGCTGGCCCGCCACAACCTGAAGGTATCGGACATCGGCCTGTGGGAAATCAACGAAGCCTTCGCCTGTCAGGTGGTGTACTGCCGCGACCAGCTGGGCATTGCCAACGACCGCCTGAACGTCAACGGCGGCGCGATTTCCATTGGCCATCCTTTCGGCATGTCCGGGGCCCGTCTGGTGGGCACCGCGTTGCTGGAGGCCCGCCGTCGCGGCGAGCGCTATGTCGTCGTCTCGATGTGCATCGGCGGCGGCATGGGGGCTGCTGGTTTGTTCGAAATCGTCTAAGCTCTCGTCTTTAGTGACGTAGCGTTCAGTAACGACTTGCACGGGGCCGCGCCGACGCCGGCCCCGTGTCTCGCTTGAAACCATAATTCATAAGAACGGAGGACGGACGATGCCCACATCGGCAGACATGAAGGCGGTGATGACCAGGTACGCAGCGCTGGTGAGCGCGGGCGACGCGGAGGCCGTGGTGGCGCTTTACGCGGACAATGCCACCATCGAGGACCCGGTGGGCGCTCCCATCCAGAGCGGCCGCGAGGCCATCGTCAAGTTCTACCAGGGGGCCTGCGCCTCCGGCGTGAAAATCAAGGTGCTGTCCGGCCCCTATGGCTCCTTCGGCAACAGCGCCGCCATGACGGCGGAAGTCCTGGTTGATGTGCCGGGGCAGGGACCGACCCGCATCGAACTGATCGAGGTCATGGAGTTCGACGCCCAGGGCAAAATCAGCGCCATGCGCGCCTACTGGGCCCAGGAAGACATGAAGCCCGCCTGATCGGCGAATCGAGAACAATCCAAGGGGGAAGAGGATGAGTGAGAACGCGGAATTCGATGTGGTGGTGGTGGGCTCCGGCGGTGGCGCGCTGCTGTCGGCGGTGCGCGCCCATGATCTGGGCATGAAGGTGCTGGTGATCGAGAAGAGCAACCAGTACGGCGGCAC from the Denitratisoma oestradiolicum genome contains:
- the rimI gene encoding ribosomal protein S18-alanine N-acetyltransferase, whose translation is MSAVPISISVPHPSFHAMTPADLDAVMEAENRIYEFPWSRGNFSDSLDSGYRSWVMRDGDELLGYGVVMMVLDEAHLLNISVLPERQGRGLGSRLLEFFFADARARRAVRMLLEVRPGNASGLRLYGRYGFAEIGRRRDYYPARNGREDAIVMERML
- a CDS encoding uracil-DNA glycosylase, whose amino-acid sequence is MSRRDALLCEMGLGPLWKLRTPPAAGTALAPEPLPAALAEVGGAELLTPPLGAPGGDSPIAAMDWPQLEAAIRDCRLCALCRERKQAVPGVGDRQADWLFVGEGPGAEEDQRGEPFVGQAGKLLDAMLAAIDLKRGENVYIANAVKCRPPQNRTPEPDETAACWPYLERQIALLQPRLIVALGRPAAQTLLQTEVKIGAARGRLFDYRGIPVIVTYHPAYLLRNLTDKAKAWEDLLFARRTMAGLIS
- a CDS encoding HDOD domain-containing protein, which produces MLTSYQMHWGVEQWSAFLKIEDIPIMPASRQFILAIAEEKGEDVSPRELAVIVTSDPFLALRVLRAAEARRSRVLGRDATTPIASIMQTGLDRLMEIVDSSPLCDDSLPGLTECESRCAMASFIARSWASCRSDISPDEVALAALLAEIGEMMLWHFAPEIPQKALEELRSGRAFRTLQAQQQAAGFSFKLLSLALADAWELPHLLTMLIRGADNARANIARLANDTARHIQTNPENPAIPSDIIGIRELVPSASYRTLITPLPISDEFREVVLDAITRTTQ
- a CDS encoding PAS domain-containing protein, producing the protein MKDSTILPTQVERLMREGDYIISTTDLTGRITSVNDVLVEYSGYSEAELIGSQHNILRHPDMPRAIFWLLWEAISHGEDFSAYLKNMSKDGGFYWVFAHISPVADEEGRPLGYKSIRRRPRRAAVDAVEALYCRMLAAERAVGSKDAVNEGLTMLGDMLAARRRSYEEFVAAL
- a CDS encoding CoA transferase subunit A, with the protein product MNKQMTAAEVVARLRDGMTIGIGGWGPRRKPMAIVREMLRSDLKDLTIVAYGGPEVGMLCAAGKVKKLIFGFATMDAIPLEPYYRKAREAGLLELMEVDEGMFEWGLRAAGMRLPFLPTRCGLASDVVKHNPELKTIQSPYADGEVLLAMPALKLDAALVHVNVADKLGNTLITSPDPFFDNLFARAADACYVSAETVEDKLALTGDQARFNTFERYLVTGVVHAPCGAHPTSCGPDYGWDLGHMKKYNASASEESGWEGYAKEFVSCTEAEYLAKNGGAEAIGKLPMPIF
- a CDS encoding CoA-transferase subunit beta, which translates into the protein MSQTTEFTLAELMIVAASEAWRDNGEVLASGIGVIPRLGASLAKLTHSPELLMTDSETYLVAEPIPLGPRGDYVPKYEGYMSFDRVFECVWGGKRHAMIGPTQIDRWGQTNLSCVGGDYQKPKSAILGVRGLPGNSINHPNSFFVPAHNSRTFVAGEVDMVSGVGFKDERWEKGVRRDLMDIRRIVTNLCVLDFEGPNRACRVRSLHPGVSFEEVQENTGFPLLKADKLGETPHPTPEQLEIIRRLDPHNIRGAQLKGNPPGIRAAA
- a CDS encoding enoyl-CoA hydratase family protein, with amino-acid sequence MTQQFHSTIDADGIAEVVLDRPPVNALNAAGWNGLAAEIEALGQKPEVRVIIIRGEGRGFCAGVDIKELNADQSLIVSVNAGNYATFKAVHLNKVPVIAAVHGFVLGGGIGICGAADIVVASECASFGLPEVDRGAMGGAAHLQRLFGVQKVRYLFFTGEMISATEAYRLNAIERVVPKDQLRDTAFEIARKIAAKSPAMIRIAKEALNGIEDGNLEDKYRWEQGFTLQAYMSKDSAETRKAFVEKRDAKF
- a CDS encoding acyl-CoA dehydrogenase gives rise to the protein MDLKYTPQQEAFRQEVRSWMKENVPKEPLQDFDTEEGFAQHRAWEAKLNEGGWGMVTWPKELGGRSCNLIEWLIFEEEYWGAGAPLRVNQNGIFLLGPTLMEYGTEEQKKRFLPRMASCADMWAQAWSEPGAGSDMAAIRTKAVRQGDHYVINGQKTWSTRARWADWAFGIFRTDPDSERHHGLSYILVPLNLPGITIRPIRQLNGLAGFAEIFFDDVKVPVENLLGKEGGGWNVAMATAGFERGLMLRSPARYQETARRLVQLYLANREEADRDPSIREAVIKAWMDAEAYTLSTYRTASKLVNGAKIGPESSTNKIFWSELDIQMHDTAMRILGSRAELLPEAPDAGDVGTWLDGFLFSQAGTIYAGSNEIQRNIIAERMLGMPR